In a genomic window of Trachemys scripta elegans isolate TJP31775 chromosome 12, CAS_Tse_1.0, whole genome shotgun sequence:
- the CBLN4 gene encoding cerebellin-4, which translates to MGASTRALSMVPTVILALALPSLPVWAQNDTEPIVLEGKCLVVCDSNPATDAKGSSSSPLGISVRAANSKVAFSAVRSTNHEPSEMSNKTRIIYFDQILVNVGNFFTLESVFVAPRKGIYSFSFHVIKVYQSQTIQVNLMLNGKPVISAFAGDKDVTREAATNGVLLYLDKEDKVYLKLEKGNLVGGWQYSTFSGFLVFPL; encoded by the exons ATGGGCGCTTCAACCAGGGCGCTGTCCATGGTCCCTACCGTGATTCTCgccctggctctccccagcctcccGGTCTGGGCGCAGAACGACACGGAGCCCATCGTCCTGGAAGGGAAATGCCTGGTGGTTTGTGATTCCAACCCGGCCACCGATGCCAAGGGCTCGTCCTCCTCCCCCTTGGGGATCTCGGTGCGGGCTGCGAACTCGAAGGTCGCCTTCTCGGCCGTGAGGAGCACCAACCACGAGCCCTCGGAAATGAGCAACAAAACCCGGATCATCTACTTCGATCAG aTCCTAGTAAATGTGGGCAATtttttcacattggagtctgtctTTGTAGCACCAAGAAAAGGAATTTACAGTTTCAGTtttcatgtaattaaagtctATCAGAGTCAAACAATCCAG GTTAATCTAATGCTAAATGGAAAACCAGTAATTTCTGCCTTTGCTGGGGACAAAGATGTCACTCGTGAAGCTGCAACTAATGGAGTCCTGCTCTATCTAGACAAGGAGGATAAGGTTTACCTGAAACTAGAGAAAGGTAATCTAGTTGGTGGATGGCAGTACTCTACATTTTCTGGGTTTCTGGTCTTCCCTCTGTAA